TTTGAAAAAGGTAAAGGACCGGGGTATCTAAAATCTTCTTCATTTATATCTTCCCCCAATTCCTTTTGTTTTTTATAAAAATAATAAACCAAAGTAGTACCATGGTGCGACCTTATAAAATCAATAATTCTATCCGGAAGATTATTTTTTCTGGCCAGTTCAATTCCATTAATGACATGGTCAATTATTATACGTGCACTGTCCTTTGGGCTAATTTCATCATGCGGATTAACGTTGGTAATTTGATTCTCGGTAAAATAGTTTGCATCGTTCATTTTACCGATATCGTGATAAAGAGCACCAACGCGTACGAGCATTGCGTTGGCTCCTATTTGATTCGCAGCGGCCTCCGCTAAATTTGCCACTTGCAGCGAATGATTGAACGTACCGGGAGCCTTATTTGAGAGTTCTTTTAAGAGTTTGGAGTTCGTGTCCGAAAGCTCTAAAAGAGAAACATCGGATACGAGTCCGAAAAGTTTTTCATAAATGTAAATGAGCGGTTGTACAAACAGTGTAATCATACCATTAAGAAAAAATAGACCTAGAGTAAACCACTCAATATTGTTAAGATTTCCTTCTTGTATGATATGGAAAGCCAAATAACCCACTACATATATAAGTGTAATCTGCCCAACGGAAACGAAAAGATTAGCCCTCTTATAAAGTTCCGATACAGTAAGTATAGTAACAATCCCTGCTATGATTTGAAGAAAAATATACTCGAAACTGTTAGGAACCACAAAACCCAAAATTAGTACGGTTAGTACGTGGACAAAAAGACCTAATCGCGCATCAAAGAATGTTTTAAGTACAAGGGGTAGAATACAAAGAGGCACTACAAAGACATAAGCTTCATTATATTTTACCATCATCGTAGTAATGAATACCAATAAAAGAATATTAAAAAAGATAAACGTAACCTTCGTATTGTTGGCATAGACCTCTTTTCTGTATTTCTTAAGAAACAAGAAAAGCATTATGAGTACTAATGCTACCAGTACCGTGTAACCGGCAAGAATAAAATAATAGTTATTTGCGGTCCATAGTTCCGACTCATATTCAGCCTTTAATGACTCTAAAATCTTGAGATTTTCAGCCTCCACAACCTCTCCCTTGGCAATTATCAATTTACCTTCATCGACCATCCCCCTCAAATAAGAAATATCATTTAAAGCATCCTCTTTTGCCTTTTGAGATAAATCCTTATCATAAAGCACATTAGGAGCGATTAAATCAAAAAAAGTTTTTGAAATTCGCTCTCATACATCTGCAGGTTTTTTTCTTTTAGAACAGTCTTTATGTATTCATCGGCGGTAGTTACCCGGTGAAACTCAGAAATAGGAACTTTGACCGCCTCATTGTTCCTAATTAAAAACATAAAACTATGCCCCTTCAACCCACCTGACTTTTCCAAAATCCCAGGCTTGTAGAGGGAGTCTAAAATAGTCTTCGAAATATTCCGTAAATAGGTAATGCTGCGTTTTGGCAGGTTACTCTCGGACCATTGGCTGTCAAACTTGGTATTGAACTGAGAATAGACCTCATCTACAATCTGTTGGTTATACCTGAAGTAAGGCAGCTGGTTTTCAGAAATCTGTCTCTTTTCTTCCGCAACTTCTTGGTCGGTTTTCTTTATGGAGAAATCAAAAGGGGCGTATAAATTTTCAAACTGCCATGGCTTTCCTTTTTGAAATTCATATTTAAATTTCCCTCCCTTTGGAAAGAAAAAAACGATGAATCCCACAGCCACCACATATAGAATATACTTATATATCAGCGACTGATTTTTGTAAAGATTGTCCAAGAGATAAGATTAGTAGTGAATTCTTCAAAAATAGAAAATTATAAACTGAAATTAAGGAATTGACCGCATTACAATAGGTTTGGATAAGAATTTATTAATTTCGCCACGATTAATCATGTAGACATATGAAAGAGGTAGTTATAGTTTCCGCAGTTAGGACCCCAATTGGTAGTTTTATGGGAGCGCTTTCAACGGTTCCGGCCCCTAAATTAGGTACTGTGGCCATTAAGGGCGCTTTAGAAAAAATTAATTTAGACCCAGCATTGGTAGAAGAGGTACTTATGGGCAATGTTGTACAAGCTGGAACCGGGCAGGCTCCGGCAAGGCAAGCTGCCATTTATGCAGGAATACCAGATACAGTACCATGCACTACAATAAATAAGGTATGTGCCTCTGGAATGAAAGCAGTTATGCAGGCGGCACAATCCATCGCCCTTGGTGATGCATCGATAATTGTTGCAGGAGGAATGGAAAACATGAGTCTTATTCCGCACTATGTGCATCTAAGAACGGCTACGAAGTTCGGGCCTTCTTCGCTAACCGATGGTATGCAAAAAGATGGCCTGGTAGATGTATATGATCAGAATGCCATGGGCGTATGTGCTGATGCCTGTGCAACAAAATATGAATTTACACGGGAAGACCAGGATAATTTTGCCATCCAATCCTACAAGAGGTCAGCAGCCGCGTGGAAAAAGGGCAATTTCAAAAACGAGGTTGTACCCGTTGCCGTTCCACAGAGAAGAGGGGAACCGATTATGGTGGAGGAAGATGAGGAATATAAAAATGTTATACTGGAAAAAATCCCCAATCTACGACCTGCTTTTTCAAAAGACGGTACCGTAACAGCAGCAAACGCTTCCACTATAAACGACGGTGCCGCTGCACTTATTTTAATGAGTGCGGATAAGGCCAAGGAACTGAACCTAAAACCACTAGCAACGATTAAGGGTTATGCAGATGCTGCACAGGAACCAAAATGGTTCACCACGGCGCCGGCAAAGGCATTACCGAAAGCACTTTCTAAGGCAGGGATTGCTATGGAAAAAGTAGATTATTATGAGTTCAATGAAGCATTTTCGGTTGTAGGTCTTGCCAATATGAAATTATTGGGCCTAAGTGATGATAAAGTAAATGTTAATGGAGGTGCCGTTTCTCTTGGACATCCCCTAGGATGTTCGGGAGCAAGAATTTTAGTGACCTTGCTCAACGTTCTAGGACAGAACAATGGCAAAATTGGGGCTGCTGCTATTTGTAATGGTGGCGGAGGCGCATCGGCAATCATTTTGGAAAGGACCTAATTTTCCGGAAAACTAATTCATGCAATACGGTATCTGCCCACTTAGTGTTATTCCGGTAAGAAATGCTCCTGAAGCATCCGCTGAGATGACTTCCCAATTATTATTCGGAGAACATTTCAAAATTCTTGAATCTCGCAAATATTGGTCAAAAATAAGAACGGCTCATGATAAACTGGAAGGTTGGGTACTAAATGGACAAATTGATTTTATTTCAAAAGATGAATATGAGAAAATTCAGCACTCAGAAGAAAATGAACATTGTACGGATTTAATATCCTATGTTGAAAGTAATACCGGTATTCTAATCCCCATTCTTCTTGGGTCTTCAATTATTAAATCAAAAAGACTACCCACCAGCTTTGAGGGCAGCAGTATCAAATCAAAACAGGAAAAGAACAATTTAGTAAAAATTGCTTTGCTCTATTTGAACTCGCCGGATCTGTGGGGAGGTAGGTCTCCCTTTGGAATAGATTCCGCAGGATTCACGCAAAT
This sequence is a window from Maribacter aestuarii. Protein-coding genes within it:
- a CDS encoding acetyl-CoA C-acyltransferase — translated: MKEVVIVSAVRTPIGSFMGALSTVPAPKLGTVAIKGALEKINLDPALVEEVLMGNVVQAGTGQAPARQAAIYAGIPDTVPCTTINKVCASGMKAVMQAAQSIALGDASIIVAGGMENMSLIPHYVHLRTATKFGPSSLTDGMQKDGLVDVYDQNAMGVCADACATKYEFTREDQDNFAIQSYKRSAAAWKKGNFKNEVVPVAVPQRRGEPIMVEEDEEYKNVILEKIPNLRPAFSKDGTVTAANASTINDGAAALILMSADKAKELNLKPLATIKGYADAAQEPKWFTTAPAKALPKALSKAGIAMEKVDYYEFNEAFSVVGLANMKLLGLSDDKVNVNGGAVSLGHPLGCSGARILVTLLNVLGQNNGKIGAAAICNGGGGASAIILERT
- a CDS encoding NlpC/P60 family protein, producing MQYGICPLSVIPVRNAPEASAEMTSQLLFGEHFKILESRKYWSKIRTAHDKLEGWVLNGQIDFISKDEYEKIQHSEENEHCTDLISYVESNTGILIPILLGSSIIKSKRLPTSFEGSSIKSKQEKNNLVKIALLYLNSPDLWGGRSPFGIDSAGFTQIVYKINGYNIQRTAYDQSAQGVALSFVEESEPGDLAFFDNASGTIDHVGIIMENNYIIHVNGRVRIDRLDHTGIFNNDIRNYTHQLRVIKKVI